The window CGCCAATCGGGTTACCATCTCTGACTCCCAGATCAACCCGGCAACCAACTCCGCAGAGCCTGCAACTGCCCGGGTGCCAGGTAACACCCTCGTCCGCCCTCACGCTATTCATGCTGTCGATTGGCAAACTCATTCCCACATAGGATGCAGCCGATAACGCTGCAGCCTTCTTGATGAAATCTCGTCTTGTCTGTGCCATCTGTTCGATCTCCAGGCTATCGGCCTCCAGCAAAGGCAGGTGTTGCCAGCCGGACCGTTTTCAACAGTTATCAGCTACTCCTGAACCTTGAAGGTATGGGGAATATGACACTCATAACATGGTGTGTCCGGCTCCTTTTCCAGCATATCCGCATGGCAGGTCGCACAGTTGTCTCGTTGCGGGCTCACCACAAAACTCTCGAAAGTGCCGTGGCAGAGATAACACTTGATCATCGCCACACCATGGACCGATTCATACCACTCTGCATACACACTGGGCGTTGCCTCACTATGGCAGTCAGCACAGTCGACATACTGTTCCTGCTCGCTCAATTCCGGATGTTGTTCCTGCTCGTGGCCAGCACCGAAAACAGCGAATGGCTGCGCCAAAAGAAACAGGCTCAAAAACAACAAGGCCGCCGAAAAGATAGCGATTCTCACCATGTCTTTTTTCACCATGACCTCCTCATTAAATTCAGCAAATTGACACCATCATGTTTGCACGACAACTGGCATCCGTTACGGCACATGATTCATTATATGCGCGGCGTTTTCTTTAATCCAGAAATGAGTTAGGGTCGGGGCGGAGCAGATAGAAGATAGGCTTTGAAAGGCAGTAAATACTTTGAATCAGATGGAATTGTCGCTAAAGCATAGAAGACAACAGACACTGTCGGCAAAAAAAGCTGCCGACAGTGCCTGAAGAGGTTGCAATTGTGACCTGTAGTGAACGATCAGCGATAGAGTTTAAACAGGGCCTGGGTTCCGTTATCCGCGCCACCCTCTTCAGCCAACTTCTGGTACAGCTGGCGGGCCAGTTTCAAGCCAGGCAGGTCGAGACCCATGGCATCTGCAGATTCAATGGCAATGGTCATGTCCTTGATGAAGTGCTTGACAAAAAAGCCCGGGGCATAGTCGCCATCGATAATTCGCGGGGCAAGGTTGGAAAGAGACCAGCTGCCGGCAGCACCCGTCTCGATACTCTTGAGCACATTTTTCGGATCAAGTCCTGATTTTTCCGCATAGGCAAGGGACTCGCAGATACCCATCATTCCGGCAGCGATGGCGATCTGGTTGCACATTTTAGTGTGCTGACCGCTGCCCGCTTTGCCTTGATAAACGATATTTTTGCCCATCAGCTCAAACAATGCCAGGACCGCTGCAAAAGCTGCCTCTTCACCTCCCACCATAATGGAGAGCCGTGCTTCGCGGGCACCGATATCTCCGCCGGAAACAGGAGCATCCAGGGAGTGAAGATTCTTTTTCTCAGCCTCAGCAAAAATGCGTGCCGCCAGATCTGGTCTGGAAGTGGTCATATCGACCACATAGCCGCCTTCTTTCATGTTGGCAAGAATTCCGCTCTCACCCAGATACACCTCTTCTACATCGGGCGGAAAACCGACAATGGTAAAAATCACCTGGCATTTTGCCGCAAGTGATGCCACTGAATCTTCCCAGACTGCACCTTCAGCCACCAAGTCTTCAGCTTTCGCCTTGGTGCGGGTATATATATGGGTGGTACAACCACCGTTCATTAAATGACGAGCCATGCTTTTGCCCATCACTCCGATGCCGATAAAACCTACGGTTGTCTGCTGTGGTTCCAATACCATGATGTCTCCTGATGGTTCCTGTCGATTGAGCTATTCAACCTGTTTCATAACGCTGTGACGCCGATATTTCTGCTGACTGCTCCTTGAGTCGTGCCACTTCCTTTCGGGCGGAATTTCGTCTCCAAGGACCTGGTAATACCAGCGAATTCAAAAAATAACAAACATTGCGGTACCCGGCAATAGCTGTCGTGCCGACTTCCAGGCATAATCAGATAGGCGGGTACTGGGACAAAATAGAGCTAACCATTTTGTTGACGAATTCTGTCGTCTTTTCGGGAGTGGGGTTGCTGCTGACGATCTCCGAGCCGGTACCACGCCAGATCAGGGCTCCGGTCCGGGCGTCATAAAAGTCGATTACCAGGATACCAACATCGTACTGGCGTATCATTCCACCCGTACCAAAAGCAACACCGCTGTAGCGGTAACTCCTGCCATAACCATAACCGACACTGGTAGAATACGGCTCGGACTGAATGCGTGTTTCAATCCGGTAATTATAGGTGACAAGAAAATCAGGAGCACCAGGGAAAAGCCCACGACCAGCAAGCCCGGCATTTATTGCCTGCTGAAAGCGCTCATGCAGCAAGGGGTTCTGAACCCGCATGTCTTCACTGGTAGAAGCTGCAGGCTGCTGCCAATGATAGCTGCGATATTGAGAAAAATTTGTACCAGGTTTGTAATCCTGATTGACCCGCACAGTGGAGCAACCTCCCAAGAGCAGAGCAAAGGCCGCTAAGCAGCAGACAAGCATGTTCTTCATATTCCCCTCCACACTATCTGGAAAATCTTTTGGGCAAAGCCTTTTAGCACTTTCAACACCGACACCGAACTTCTGCACATTTCCGCCTGCCACGTATCAACATTTTGCTTAAAAGAACCGGTCTTTCACTAGATGATAATTCTTTCTACAACTGGCCGCAATTGTCCGTGAAATCACGATACCATCTGACTCCGGGCAGATTCGCCGTTCCGCTACTATTCAGGGGAGACAACCACCCGCATCAGCCGCGAATTGGTATCACATAGAGCAATATTGCAAAATAGTGAAAGATGGTACCTGCCAGCACAAAAAGATGCCAGATAGCATGATTGAATGGGATTGACTGCTTGATATAGAACGGTACGCCAAGGGTATAGCAGAGCCCTCCGATCAACAACAGCCACAAGCCCCCGGCATCTACCGCAGAAAGCATCGGTTTAACGGCAATAACCACTGCCCAGCCCATGGCTATATAGAGAGCTATGGTGATCCAGCGCAGTCTTTTGGTTAAAAAAATCTCCAGAATGATGCCACAAACCGCAAGCCCCCAGATTGTGCCGAAGAGCGACCATCCCCAGGGCCCACGTAAACTGACCAGGGTAAAAGGGGTATATGTTCCCGCAATCAGGAGGAAGATTGCAGAATGATCAAGAATTCTGAAAATTTCCTTGGCGCTCCTCGATTGAACCGAGTGATAAAGCGTTGAGGCAGTATAGAGCAGGATCATGGTCCCACCGAATACGCTGCAGGCAACAATATGCCATACGGTGCCATGGAGGCTGGCAAAAGCTGTCATTACCGCGAGACCGGCAATGGCCAGAAGGGCACCAATACCATGGATGACAGAGTTAGCGATCTCTTCCGGCATACTGTAACGCGGTAAAATCGCCGTTTTGGTTTTCATAATATATCCAGAAATATATAGGTTATCAGCAGCATACGAATTATTGCCGCCAGAATACTTCGTTTCGATCAGTCCATAGTACGCTTTAATTCTGAACGCGCCAATAATTTCCGTACAACAATCTGCGTTTCAGGCCAATGCCGGACCCCTCTGCCTATTTCCGGAACAGACCCTCTAGCCAACGAAACGACCTACCAACCTGATATATATCATATATCTATAGAAATGAGAGAACAATGCAGTTCAGACACTGCAACATTCATTTTCCATCATTACCGATATTTCCACACTGTTCAACAACACCTTTTTTATGTTATTGTATTGACATTATCTGCAGTTGTTTGCGCAATGATAACCCGCTCTTTTTTACCTGGGATAGTACATGACACAATCCAAACCTCTCTGGGTTCCGGATCGCGAAAGAACTGAAAACAGTCTGCTCAAAGCCTTCATGCGATTTGTCGGCCAACAGCTCGGTGCACCAATTGAAGACTACTCAAGGCTCTATGACTGGTCAATTTCCGACTCGCCGGCATTCTGGTCGGCCTTGTGGGACTTTTGCGGTGTGATTGGTGACAAGGGTGTAAAAATTCTCGACCGTGGTAACGAGATTGAGCGGGCATGCTGGTTCAGTGATGCAAAACTTAACTTTGCTGAAAACCTGTTGAAAAGACGAGACGATGAGCCTGCCCTTATCTTTTACGCAGAAGACAAGGTGCACTACAACCTCAGTTTCAATGAGCTGTATAACCAGACTGCCGCTATGGCCGCCTGGCTGAAATCAATCGGTATTGAACCTGGCGACAGGGTCGCCGCATATCTGCCGAACATGCCGGAGACGGTGGTCGCCATGCTGGCGGCAACCAGTATCGGAGCAATCTGGAGCTCAACTTCGCCCGATTTCGGCTTCGAGAGCGTAGTGGACCGCTTTGGCCAGATAGAACCCAAGGTGCTTTTTCGGGTTGATGGATATTTTTACAACGGCAAAACCATTGATCTGGGTGAGCGCGGGGAACGTATCATCCAGGCCTTACCTTCGATAGCGCATGATGTGCTGGTGCCGCTGCTGAAGAGGTCTTCTGAATCATCGCGCCCATGTCCTGCATCCACCGAGAAGTGGGGAGAGCTCCTTGAACGATTTGCGGGCAGTGAGTTGCAGTTCGAACGTCGGCCCTTCAACATCCCGTTGTGCATTCTCTACTCTTCCGGAACCACCGGAAAACCGAAATGCATAACCCATAAGGCCGGCGGTGTATTGCTGCAGCATTTGAAGGAGCATCAGCTTCATTGCGATATACAGCCAGGTGACCGTGTTTTTTACTTTACGACCTGTGGCTGGATGATGTGGAACTGGCTGGTAAGCGCACTTGGTTCCGAGGCTTCGCTCGTTCTCTATGATGGTTCTCCATTCTCACCGGATAACGAGATACTTTGGCGATTGGCCGAAAAAGAGAGCATTACTCTTTTTGGAACGTCTGCCAAGTATATAGATACCATGAAAAAGTTGGAGATGGTGCCGGTGGAGCGCGTTCACCTCCCCTCCCTGCGAACGCTTTGCTCCACCGGCTCCGTCCTCACTCCGGAAAGTTTTGACTATGTATATGAGTCAATAAAAAGAGATATTTGCCTTTCTTCAATATCAGGGGGCACCGACATCATTTCCTGCTTTGTGCTCGGCAATCCGATCTTGCCTGTATATCGTGGAGAATGTCAATGCCGCGGCCTTGGTATGGCCGTTCAGGTATACAATGCAGAAGGAGAAGCTGTGGTGAACGAAAAGGGCGAGCTGGTTTGTACCCGAACATTTCCCTCTCAGCCCGTATACTTCTGGAATGACCGTAACGGCAACAAATATCACAATGCATATTTCGCCAGGTTTCAAAATGTATGGTATCACGGAGACTATGTCAAACTGACTCCCAACGGCGGTGTGATCATATACGGCCGCTCCGATGCCACACTGAACCCTGGCGGCGTGCGTATCGGCACCGCAGAAATTTACAGATATGTAGAAGACTTGGATGAAGTTGCCGAGTCAATAGTTGTGGCCCAGGACTGGCAGAACGACCAGCGCATAATCCTCTTCGTGGTACTGCGGAACGGTACTGAACTCACTGACAAATTGACCGAAAAAATAAAAACAACCCTGCGGGAAAAATGCAGCCCCCGTCACGTGCCTGCCAAAGTGGTGCAAATTGATGAGATCCCAAGAACAAAATCTGGTAAAATAGTTGAACTCGCTGTTCGGGAGATTATTCATAACCGGGATGTGAAGAACATCGGCTCACTGGCCAACCCTGAAGCCCTGGAAGCATTCAGGGATATTCCTGAACTCAGGTAATTCATCCAGGAGTTTTTATGCTGAGAATTGCCGTAGAACTAATCGATATAACCCAGCTTGGTGTGGACGCGATTGTCAATGCTGCCAATAACAGCCTGATGGGCGGTGGCGGAGTTGACGGAGCCATCCATAAGGCAGCAGGTCCCGATTTGCTTGCTGAATGCATTGAAATCGGAGGCTGCGAAACAGGTTCGGCGGTCATCACCGGCGGTTATAATCTGCCGGCAAAATTCATTATTCATACAGTCGGCCCGATCTGGCGGGGTGGTCATCAAAAAGAAGAGAAACTACTCGCCTCCTGTTATCGCTCCTGTATGGAACTGGCAATCGCCAACTCCATTCACTCCATCGCCTTTCCAGCTATAAGTTGCGGAGTCTATGGTTTTCCCATCCGGCGTGCCTGTGAGATCGCCTTCAGGGAAGTCAGCACAATGCTCGACTCCCACGGTTCCATCCGCAGGGTAATTTTTGCCTGTTTCGATAACACTGTCTATCATGAGTTGAGTAAACAACTCGCTAAACTGGAAGCACGGGGACATTAATACAGCTGTATCGAATAACCAGCGTGCACTAAAACCCTGGCTCCCCGGAGATCTCCTTACTCACAACTCATCCCCGGCACTCAGCTCCCGGGAATTGCCTGCAGACCTGCAGTCGCATAACATTATAGGGTTATATTCTTCAGGTTCCGTATCTATTTCTGGGCCATTGCCCCTTTTCTATGGCAAATTACTACAACCCTCTTAAAATAACAGTCCATACTCCAAGCCGGAATGCCTGAAATACTAAGCGCTCATGGCATCCCGCCCGCAGTTTTCTCCATTATGGCCGACTCGATCCTGGCCATATCCGGAGCCGACCATCCATGAGGTTGTTTTTGTTATGATTTCAAGTCCGACACCTAATGTTTCAGCCTGCCCGCAATGCGATATCCTGCTCCAGCACCATGAAACGCCGGACCACCACGCCTCAGTCTGCCCGCGCTGTGGGTTTGTGATGAGAAATAACCGGCCGGGAACGGTGGATAAGGTTCTGGCGCTCAGCATTACCGGCCTGCTGGTCTACCTGCCCGCTATTCTGCTGCCGCTGATCACCCTTGAAAAGCTTGGTATGAGTGACAAGGCCAATGTGGTTGACACTGTACTCCAGTTCTTTGCCAACAAATATTATTTCGTCTCCTTCATGACGCTCGTCTCCACAATAGTTTTCCCACTGATGCTACTGCTGCTCACCTTTATCATCAGCCTGCAGTTAAAACGCAATCATCCCTCGAAGATGCTGGCCAGGCTGTTTCGTGCGTATTGTCATCTCGAGGAATGGGCCATGGTTGAGGTTTTCCTGCTGGCCATCCTTATTTCGATCTTTAAAATGATTCACACGGCAAATATTGTGTTTAATGCCGGACTGTTCTGCTTCATTGCCCTGGTATTCGTCACCTTTGGAATTTGCGTCGTACTGGATAAGGTTCGCTACTGGGAATTGCTGGACCCGACAGAAACAGCCCCAGCCACATTACTCGTTAAAGAAAATCAGCGGCTTGATAAGCAGCCGGAACTTACAGCAGCTCAGGCCGGTTTCGCCCTCTGCCTTACCTGCCATAAGCTCCTGCCAACAACGAATAGGTCTACAGAATTCTCCGGCCAGTGCAGTCGTTGCGGCGAGAAAGTTCATCTTCGCAAACCCGGTGCCATGTCACGTACCCTTGCCCTGGTGATTACCTCGACTCTGCTCTTGCTCCCGGCCAATCTGTTGCCGATTATGCAGGTTGATTTTCTCGGCGTGCCCGATCGATCCACCATTCTGGATGGCATCCTCTATTTTCTTAAGACCGGCTCCTACCTGATCGGTATCATTATCATGGTTGCCTCCATATTCGTGCCGCTTTTCAAGGTGGTTGGCCTCTCCATACTGCTCTGTTCCGCCCATTTCGGCATGCCCTATTTTCTTCGACAGAAATCGAAAATGTTTCGCATAATCTCCTTTATAGGTAGGTGGTCCATGCTTGATATTTTCGTGATAGCGCTGTTGATTTCCTTGGTGGACTTTGGTTTTTTCACCTCTATTCACGTTGCCCCGGCCTCAACATTCTTCTGTATGGCTGTAGCCACAACCATGCTCGCCGCCATCACTTTCGACCCACGGATTCTCTGGGACAAATGCAGCCCGGGCTCCGCGACGAACAACTCCAATACACTGAACCAATGACCGATACCAGTCAAAATCCGGATAATGAACTATCCCCGCATCCCCAGATTGCCCAGCCAGAAATCAGGGGCAACAAGGGCATTTCCGTTCTCTGGACCTTGCCGTTGCTGGCACTCGTAATCTGCGGCTGGCTGCTCTATCAGGCTATTACCAACGCAGGGATTGAGGTTACTGTCTATTTTGACGACGCGACGGGAATCACTTCAGGAAAAACCCAGGTCATGAACAAAGGCATCCCTGTCGGCCTGGTTAAAAACCTGCAACCCGACATCAGGAAGAACAAGGTGAAGGCCACCATTGTCATGGACAAGTCCATGGCCGAAAGTTTAGTGGAGGACACCCTGTTCTGGATAGTCAGCCCAGAACTTTCGGCAGCAAGCATCAGGGGGCTGGATACTATCGTATCGGGGGCTTATATAGCCATAAGGCAAGGTGTCTCGGACCGGGAGCAACGTGTCTATAACGGCCTGGATTCCGCTCCGCCGGTAGGCCCGGAAGCCCCGGGGCTCCATCTCACACTGAAAGCAGACGAACTCGGTTCTATCCAGAAATCCACTGGAATTTATTATAAGAACATTGAAATAGGCAAGGTTCAGGGCTATGAGCTCGCCTACGATAAGACCATCCTGATTCATGTTTACATCACTCCCGAATACAGTGATCTGATACATACCGAGAGCCGCTTCTGCAATGCCAGCGGATTCTCTGTTTCCGGCGAACTGCCAAATATAAAAGTTCAGATGGAATCCCTTTCCGCTCTGCTGCGCGGCGGCATTCTGGTGCACACCCCCAAGGAGCTGAGCACAAGCCCCGCCGCAACAAATGGCTCCGAGTTCAAGTTATACAAAAACTTTGAGGATGCGGACTATGGTATACCAATGACGATGCAGCTTGCTTCCGGCAGCGGTATTGTCGAAGGCTCCACCAAAATTGTCTACCGTGGCATTGATGCGGGGTTTGTTAAAGATATTCTTATCAATAACGATGAAAACAAATCCGTGACCGCAAATATTCTACTGGACCCCAGAGCGGAATTTATTCTCCGCGAGAACACAACCTTCTGGATCGTTAACCCATCCATCAGTGCCAGCGGCGTCAAAAATTTCAGAAACTTTCTTACCGGGTCACACATCACCTTTAAACCCGGTGATGGTGATTTCAAGAATCACTTCACCATTCTCCCCGAACCACCGCCCCAGACACCACTCAGACCCGGCAGCCATGTACAGCTCAAATCATCCAACGGTGTAAATCTCAGCAATGGTACCGCAGTCTACTACAAGGAAATCAAGGTTGGCGAGGTTGTTTCCGTGTCTCTCGAACCCGACTCCGATGAAGTTCTGCTCACCCTTTTCCTCTATGAACCTTACGGAAAACTCGTCTTCGACTCCAGTATCTTCTGGTTGCAAAGTGGTGTCGACATAGAGGCCGGAATCAATGGTCTCAAGGTTGATACAGGCCCGCTGACCCGGATATTGAGCGGCGGGGTTGTCTTCACCACGCCCGACAGAGATGGAACAGAATTAAACGAAACCGAATTGCAGGATAAAGTTTTCAGGCTTTATGGGAATTACGATAGTGCCGTCGCAGCCACTCCAGCCTTACAGCCGGCGGGCGTGCAGTTTCAGCTTATTACCGACGACGCGTCCAGCCTCAGTCCCGGCACCCCGGTACTGAACAAGAGTCTGAAAATAGGGCATATCACCGGCTTCAGCTTTACCCGGGATCAAGAATCCGTACTCATCGACTGTTTTGTGCAGGACCAGTACCGCCATCTCATTCACGACAGCACCAGATTTTATAAGACAGGCTCTGTTGAGATGAGTGGTGGCCTCGGCGGGCTTGATCTGAAATTCGGCTCTCTTGAGTCAATATTCAAGGGTGGTATTAACACCATCACCACCCCTGGCAATGAAGCCGACAGTACCGCCGGCAAATTGCAGCAGCCCCTGCCCCTTTATGCTGATTTCGACTCCGCCCTGCACGCCGGAGACAGGACCATAACCGTCAGATTTGAAGAAGGTATCAGTATAGAAGAAGGGTCCCAGGTACGCTATAAGGGTGTTCCTGTCGGCCAGGTCACCAGGATACGTTTTGGTGAAGATCTGCAATCGGTGGATGTCGAGTTCAGGATTGAGCCCGGGGTCGCCCCACTTTTCAAGACTACCACCCGGATCTGGCAGGTTACCCCGGAGATTTCACTCGCCGGTATCAAGAACATCGAGACAGCCATCACTGGCGCGTACCTGACATTTCTTCCCGGTGCCGGTAAGCCTACACGGAGGTTCACCGGCCTCTCCCAGCCACCGCAGCCCGGTTATCTGGAAGACGATAGCCTGCAACTCATCCTCGAGGCATCACATCTCGGTTCACTCTCCATGGGGTCCCCGCTCTACTATCGCGATCTGAAGGTTGGCGAAGTAACCGGCTTTGAGCTCTCACCCTCTTTTCGTATTGTCTATGTTTTCATTCGCATCGAGCCAAGATACGCTGCCATCGTCCGGGAAAACAGCAAGTTCTGGAATGTGAGTGGCGCCAGGGTGACAGGCGGTATTTTCTCCGGCATTACCGTCTCAACCGGCTCAGTTGAAGCTATCGTCCGCGGTGGCATTAATATCGCGACACCGATAAATGAGCCCGCGCAAAAAGCCGTGGAGAAAGGACACAAATTTTTGCTCCATGATGAAGCGGATCCTGAATGGCTGGACTGGACGTCAAAAATGAATAGCCGACAATAGCTTTAAAGCCTTAGCCAACAACACCCCGGTGGTCGAGACAAAGTCCATTGTTTTCGGCCGCGGGTTTTCAGGAATTGTGGGCTGTCATCCCCCTAATCTTTCGAAAAAGCGGTTCATCATCAATCCCCTTGGAAACACCCCGCTATTCTGATACGATTTTAACATAAACCGTTGTGCTCTCGTGCCCGATATTCCTGAAAACTCTTCCACACATGCCGGAGGGGCTTATGCGTATCACCAAAATATTCGTTCCGCTCGACCTTGATCAGAATTCTCAAAACATAGTAGATTACGCGCTGTTTGTCGCCCGAACCTTCGATGCCGAGGTAGTTTTTTTCCATGCCGTTGAATTTACCACCAGCGGAGAAATGGCTCTCGGCAACCTGGCCTATGATGACATCAACACCACACGGCTTGAAGCCGTTAGAGAGCAACTCGCTAAAATAACCAGAAATGCTCATGATAAATGCAAAAAATGTTCGTATCATGCCCTCATAGGGGATGTAGTCGATGAAATCCTCGATTATGCCCAAAAAGAGCAGGCCGATATTATCATCATGGGAACCCGCAGTAAACGCGGTATTAAAAAGGTCCTGCTCGGCAGCGTAGCTGAACGTGTACTGAAAAAAGCCCACTGCCCGGTCATGGTGGTAAAACCCTAGAAGTGATCCCCGGGGTTAACCTGAATACCTTCTGATCCCTTGCCTTTCTTGCTAAAGACTGGGGATCAGTCCTTGCAATGGCAGATAACTGCTGCTCATCTTATCTTTCAACTCCACACCGGTCTTACCCAGAGCCAAACCCGATTCAACCAGATAGGTTATTTTTCGCACTCCCTCTGCTATACTCATCCCCCCTGTACGAATATTGGAGATGCAATTCCGGGCTTCATCGGTTATTCCAGGCTTTGGTTCATAGGTTATATAGGCCCCCAGGGAGTTCGATGAACTCAGCCCGGGCCGCTCACCCACCAATAGAATCATCATTTTACAGCCAAGCAGGTGGCCGATCTCATCACCAATTGCCACCCTACCATTGGTCACCAGGCAGACGGGTGCAACCCTCAGCTCTGTTTTGGCAACACACTCTAAAAAACCACTCACGCCCTCATACGCATTTTCATGGATTGCCGGACCCGATAAGCCGTCGCAAACCGTGATGCCTATATCAAAATTTCTCTGGCCATGATGCTGCAGCGCTATTGACGATGTCTCGCTCAGCAGTCTGCCCTTATCCGGACGAACCAGATATTCCATTCTGTCGACAACAGAACTTTCCAGCTGAATTGTAGAGTATCCCTGCAGCTCGAGTTGGTTGGCAAGTGAAACCATGTCGGCCGGGACCAAAACGGCATCCCTGGCTCTGGCATGGGCCAGCTTGAACTCAAGGCTCTCCTTTACCGGCAGACTGGTGCCGCAGCGCCCAAGAGCAATGCGGGCGTCGGTAAAAGTGCGCAGCTTCGACCATGGATCGGAGGTTATGATCGGCTTTCCCGTGCTGTCATTGTTCATTTGCCCTCCTCCCGTGACATGGCCAGCAGCCTGTTGCTTACGTCAACGGGCTGCAGCACTCCTGCGCTGTTATGTATCTCCATACTCTCCAGCCATGCCTGAAACTCCGGAGCAGGTTTCAAGCCAAGAAGCTTACGTATATATGCCGCATCATGAAAAGAGGTGGACTGGTAATTGAGCATAATGTCGTCAGCCCCCGGGACTCCCATAATGAAGTTGCAGCCGGCATTGCCAAGCAAGGTCAACAGCACATCCATATCATCCTGATCTGCTTCGGCATGATTCGTGTAGCAGATATCGACTCCCATCGGCACGCCCAGCAGTTTACCGCAGAAATGGTC of the Desulfosediminicola ganghwensis genome contains:
- a CDS encoding cytochrome c3 family protein; the protein is MVKKDMVRIAIFSAALLFLSLFLLAQPFAVFGAGHEQEQHPELSEQEQYVDCADCHSEATPSVYAEWYESVHGVAMIKCYLCHGTFESFVVSPQRDNCATCHADMLEKEPDTPCYECHIPHTFKVQE
- a CDS encoding NAD(P)-dependent oxidoreductase, producing the protein MVLEPQQTTVGFIGIGVMGKSMARHLMNGGCTTHIYTRTKAKAEDLVAEGAVWEDSVASLAAKCQVIFTIVGFPPDVEEVYLGESGILANMKEGGYVVDMTTSRPDLAARIFAEAEKKNLHSLDAPVSGGDIGAREARLSIMVGGEEAAFAAVLALFELMGKNIVYQGKAGSGQHTKMCNQIAIAAGMMGICESLAYAEKSGLDPKNVLKSIETGAAGSWSLSNLAPRIIDGDYAPGFFVKHFIKDMTIAIESADAMGLDLPGLKLARQLYQKLAEEGGADNGTQALFKLYR
- a CDS encoding DUF4136 domain-containing protein; the protein is MKNMLVCCLAAFALLLGGCSTVRVNQDYKPGTNFSQYRSYHWQQPAASTSEDMRVQNPLLHERFQQAINAGLAGRGLFPGAPDFLVTYNYRIETRIQSEPYSTSVGYGYGRSYRYSGVAFGTGGMIRQYDVGILVIDFYDARTGALIWRGTGSEIVSSNPTPEKTTEFVNKMVSSILSQYPPI
- the trhA gene encoding PAQR family membrane homeostasis protein TrhA encodes the protein MKTKTAILPRYSMPEEIANSVIHGIGALLAIAGLAVMTAFASLHGTVWHIVACSVFGGTMILLYTASTLYHSVQSRSAKEIFRILDHSAIFLLIAGTYTPFTLVSLRGPWGWSLFGTIWGLAVCGIILEIFLTKRLRWITIALYIAMGWAVVIAVKPMLSAVDAGGLWLLLIGGLCYTLGVPFYIKQSIPFNHAIWHLFVLAGTIFHYFAILLYVIPIRG
- a CDS encoding acetoacetate--CoA ligase is translated as MTQSKPLWVPDRERTENSLLKAFMRFVGQQLGAPIEDYSRLYDWSISDSPAFWSALWDFCGVIGDKGVKILDRGNEIERACWFSDAKLNFAENLLKRRDDEPALIFYAEDKVHYNLSFNELYNQTAAMAAWLKSIGIEPGDRVAAYLPNMPETVVAMLAATSIGAIWSSTSPDFGFESVVDRFGQIEPKVLFRVDGYFYNGKTIDLGERGERIIQALPSIAHDVLVPLLKRSSESSRPCPASTEKWGELLERFAGSELQFERRPFNIPLCILYSSGTTGKPKCITHKAGGVLLQHLKEHQLHCDIQPGDRVFYFTTCGWMMWNWLVSALGSEASLVLYDGSPFSPDNEILWRLAEKESITLFGTSAKYIDTMKKLEMVPVERVHLPSLRTLCSTGSVLTPESFDYVYESIKRDICLSSISGGTDIISCFVLGNPILPVYRGECQCRGLGMAVQVYNAEGEAVVNEKGELVCTRTFPSQPVYFWNDRNGNKYHNAYFARFQNVWYHGDYVKLTPNGGVIIYGRSDATLNPGGVRIGTAEIYRYVEDLDEVAESIVVAQDWQNDQRIILFVVLRNGTELTDKLTEKIKTTLREKCSPRHVPAKVVQIDEIPRTKSGKIVELAVREIIHNRDVKNIGSLANPEALEAFRDIPELR
- a CDS encoding O-acetyl-ADP-ribose deacetylase — protein: MLRIAVELIDITQLGVDAIVNAANNSLMGGGGVDGAIHKAAGPDLLAECIEIGGCETGSAVITGGYNLPAKFIIHTVGPIWRGGHQKEEKLLASCYRSCMELAIANSIHSIAFPAISCGVYGFPIRRACEIAFREVSTMLDSHGSIRRVIFACFDNTVYHELSKQLAKLEARGH
- a CDS encoding PqiA/YebS family transporter subunit, with the protein product MISSPTPNVSACPQCDILLQHHETPDHHASVCPRCGFVMRNNRPGTVDKVLALSITGLLVYLPAILLPLITLEKLGMSDKANVVDTVLQFFANKYYFVSFMTLVSTIVFPLMLLLLTFIISLQLKRNHPSKMLARLFRAYCHLEEWAMVEVFLLAILISIFKMIHTANIVFNAGLFCFIALVFVTFGICVVLDKVRYWELLDPTETAPATLLVKENQRLDKQPELTAAQAGFALCLTCHKLLPTTNRSTEFSGQCSRCGEKVHLRKPGAMSRTLALVITSTLLLLPANLLPIMQVDFLGVPDRSTILDGILYFLKTGSYLIGIIIMVASIFVPLFKVVGLSILLCSAHFGMPYFLRQKSKMFRIISFIGRWSMLDIFVIALLISLVDFGFFTSIHVAPASTFFCMAVATTMLAAITFDPRILWDKCSPGSATNNSNTLNQ
- a CDS encoding MlaD family protein — protein: MQPGLRDEQLQYTEPMTDTSQNPDNELSPHPQIAQPEIRGNKGISVLWTLPLLALVICGWLLYQAITNAGIEVTVYFDDATGITSGKTQVMNKGIPVGLVKNLQPDIRKNKVKATIVMDKSMAESLVEDTLFWIVSPELSAASIRGLDTIVSGAYIAIRQGVSDREQRVYNGLDSAPPVGPEAPGLHLTLKADELGSIQKSTGIYYKNIEIGKVQGYELAYDKTILIHVYITPEYSDLIHTESRFCNASGFSVSGELPNIKVQMESLSALLRGGILVHTPKELSTSPAATNGSEFKLYKNFEDADYGIPMTMQLASGSGIVEGSTKIVYRGIDAGFVKDILINNDENKSVTANILLDPRAEFILRENTTFWIVNPSISASGVKNFRNFLTGSHITFKPGDGDFKNHFTILPEPPPQTPLRPGSHVQLKSSNGVNLSNGTAVYYKEIKVGEVVSVSLEPDSDEVLLTLFLYEPYGKLVFDSSIFWLQSGVDIEAGINGLKVDTGPLTRILSGGVVFTTPDRDGTELNETELQDKVFRLYGNYDSAVAATPALQPAGVQFQLITDDASSLSPGTPVLNKSLKIGHITGFSFTRDQESVLIDCFVQDQYRHLIHDSTRFYKTGSVEMSGGLGGLDLKFGSLESIFKGGINTITTPGNEADSTAGKLQQPLPLYADFDSALHAGDRTITVRFEEGISIEEGSQVRYKGVPVGQVTRIRFGEDLQSVDVEFRIEPGVAPLFKTTTRIWQVTPEISLAGIKNIETAITGAYLTFLPGAGKPTRRFTGLSQPPQPGYLEDDSLQLILEASHLGSLSMGSPLYYRDLKVGEVTGFELSPSFRIVYVFIRIEPRYAAIVRENSKFWNVSGARVTGGIFSGITVSTGSVEAIVRGGINIATPINEPAQKAVEKGHKFLLHDEADPEWLDWTSKMNSRQ